The following DNA comes from bacterium.
GCTCGGCGTCCACGGTCGTCATCCGCTCGTCCTGGCGGTGGATCGCGAGGCCGAACCGCTCGGCGACGGCCTGCGCCACGAAGTCGGCCTCGGGGCACATCTTCCCCGGCGTGCCGTCGAGGTTGAGCGGAAGCCCGACGACGGCGTCGGTCACCTCGCGCCCCTCGAGCCACTCCGCGAGCTGCTCGAGGTCGCGCCTGATGCCGGCGCGGCGGATCACGGTCAGCGGAAAGGCGATCCGCCCCGCGTCGTCGCTGATCGCGAGGCCGAGCGTCTTCGTGCCGACGTCGATGCCGAGATAGCGTCCCACGGCGCGCATTCTCCGCGCGGCGCGCTTGCGGCGCCACGTTCCGCCGGGCGTCCCGCGGATCGACGAAGAGGGCGCGCGCCGCGCCCGCGGCGTCAGAACGCCTCGCCGATCGAGACGAAGAACTGCCCCGGCGACTCCCCCTCCTGCCGGTCGAGCTTCCAGCCGTACTCGGCGCGCAGCGCGCCGAACGGCGTCGCGTACTGCACGCCCACGCCGGCCGCCTTGCGCAGCTTCCCCTTGTAGAAGTCGGAGGCCCGCTCCCAGACGTTGCCGACGTCGTAGAAGACGACCGCGTGCGCCCGGCCCCAGAAGCGGTACCGCGCCTCGAGGTTCGTCACCAGCATCGACTCGCCGCCGAGCGCGTTCCCGCCGGGGCCGTCGAGCGGCCCGACCTTGTCGCGGGCGAAGCCGCGCATGCTGTCGGCGCCGCCGGCGAAGAAGCGCTGCGAGAGCGGCACCGCCGCGGTGTCCTTGAACGGCCAAGCGAGGCCGAAGCGGGTCGAGCCGGCGAGCGTCAGCCGCCCCTTCGGCACGTACCCCGCGACCTGGCCGGTGACGCGCGCGAACGTCGCCTCGGAGAGCAGCGCCTTCCCCCAGATCCCGGCCTCGGCGCGGGCGATCCAGCCGCGGGTCGGAAGGAACGGATCGTCGCGGCGGTCGAGGATCAGCGTGCCGAGGAAGCCGCCGAGGCGGATCTTGTCCAGCCGCCGCCCTTCGTCGGAGAGGACCTGCTGGATCGCGTCCGGGTCGAGCGTGACGTTGGTGAAGCGGTTGTCCTCGAGCTCGTAGCGCAGCTGGACCCGCGTGCCGCGCCGCTGCTGCGGCGAGGCGAGCTGCAGCGCGATTCCGGTCGTCTCCAGCGTGAAGCCGTCCCGCTCCTCGCGCTCGATGCCCAGCGTGCCGAGCCCTTCCAGCAGGTCCTCGTCGAGATGCCGGTCCTCGATCGTCGCCCGCAGGCCGGAGCGCTTCGACGAGCCGTAGGCCTGCAGGCTTCCCGTGCGGGCGAGGCCCCAGAGGTTGTCGTCGGAGAGCGTCATCGAGCCGAGCGCCCGCTCCTCCGTGTCGTAGCCGACCGTGGTGAGCAGCGAGAGGCGCGGGTTCTCGTCGAGCCGCACGACGACGTCCCGGCGCGCAGGATCGCCTTCGACCGGCTCGGTGCGGATCTCCACCTTGCGGAAGAGACCGAGGCGGAACAGGTCGCTCTCCGTGCGGCGGATCGCCCCCGAGGAGAGCGGCTTCCCCGGCGCGAGGTGCAGCGCCGGCTCGACGATCTTCTTCTTCGTCGCGACGAGTCCCTCGAAGCGCACGTTCCGCACCGTCGCCGCGCGCCCCGCGCGGATGCGGAAGACGATGTCCACCTTGCCGTTCAGGACCTCGGGGCGGGTCACGACGCGCGATTCCCAGTAGCCGGCGTCGTCGAGCGTCTCGCGCAGCTTCGTCTCCGCCGTCTTCAGCAGGTCCGGCAGGAACAGATCGCCGCTCTTGAACGGGATCTTCGCCGTCGCCG
Coding sequences within:
- the ruvX gene encoding Holliday junction resolvase RuvX, which codes for MGRYLGIDVGTKTLGLAISDDAGRIAFPLTVIRRAGIRRDLEQLAEWLEGREVTDAVVGLPLNLDGTPGKMCPEADFVAQAVAERFGLAIHRQDERMTTVDAERTMIEADVSRRRRRQVVDKIAAALILQAFLDGAGTKDEGTR